Proteins co-encoded in one Candida albicans SC5314 chromosome 3, complete sequence genomic window:
- the DED1 gene encoding DEAD-box ATP-dependent RNA helicase (Predicted ATP-dependent RNA helicase; RNA strand annealing activity; Spider biofilm induced): MSDISKQMNNLSVNDGANTVNNNNSFRGGRSQYVPPHLRNRQGGGNQSGSSSESSDVPFGGSQRGGFNSNGFNNNRGGFNNGGYNNNRGGFNNGGFNNRGNYNQSFGGRGGRGGFNNGGGRYQRPTPGVGKWQDGKHEPAPRNEKLEVELFGTADDSHFQSSGINFDNYDDIPVEASGDKVPEPITSFTAPPLDELLVENIQLSRFTKPTPVQKYSVPIVAAGRDLMACAQTGSGKTGGFLFPVLSESYMKGPAPVPESNGAFSSHKVYPTILVMAPTRELVSQIYEESKKFSYRSWVRACVVYGGADIGQQMRNMDRGCDLLVATPGRLKDLLDRGKVSLANIRYLVLDEADRMLDMGFEPQIRYIVEECDMPAVKDRQTLMFSATFPRDIQMLARDFLKDYVFLSVGRVGSTSENITQKILYVEDDEKKSVILDLLSANENGLTIVFTETKRMADNLADYLYDQGFPATAIHGDRSQYEREKALAAFKNGAAPILVATAVAARGLDIPNVSHVINYDLPSDIDDYVHRIGRTGRAGNVGIATAFFNRNNKNVVKGLIELLSEANQEVPDFLTKIAREGAFGKMTRGGGRGGSSRGPSRDFRRSGNSGWGNSGNSGWGNSGNASSSGWGGNSSSSYSNTNSNYGGGYNNNQRSNFSSGGSYGNQTGSNSWW; encoded by the coding sequence ATGTCTGATATTAGtaaacaaatgaataatttgaGTGTTAACGATGGTGCTAACACagtaaacaacaacaacagcttTAGAGGCGGCCGTTCCCAATACGTGCCACCTCATTTAAGAAACAGACAAGGTGGTGGTAATCAATCAGGTTCCTCATCAGAATCATCAGATGTTCCATTTGGAGGATCTCAACGTGGTGGATTTAACTCAAATggattcaacaacaacagagGTGGATTCAACAATGGTGgctacaacaacaaccgaGGTGGATTCAACAACGGTGGCTTCAATAACAGAGGTAACTACAACCAATCCTTTGGAGGCAGAGGTGGCAGAGGTGGTTTCAACAACGGTGGCGGTAGATACCAAAGACCAACTCCAGGTGTCGGTAAATGGCAAGATGGTAAACACGAACCAGCTCCTCGTAATGAGAAATTAGAAGTGGAATTATTTGGTACTGCTGATGATTCTCATTTCCAATCTTCTGGTATTAACTTTGACAATTATGATGATATTCCAGTTGAAGCTAGTGGTGACAAAGTTCCAGAACCTATTACTTCCTTTACTGCTCCACCATTGGACGAATTGTTGGTTGAAAACATTCAGTTGTCTAGATTCACCAAACCAACCCCAGTCCAAAAATACTCCGTTCCAATTGTTGCTGCTGGTAGAGATTTGATGGCTTGTGCCCAAACTGGTTCCGGTAAGACCGGTGGGTTCCTTTTCCCAGTTTTATCTGAATCTTACATGAAGGGACCAGCTCCAGTTCCTGAATCAAATGGTGCCTTCTCTTCACACAAAGTTTATCCAACCATACTTGTTATGGCACCAACCAGAGAATTGGTTTCTCAAATTTACGAAGAAAGTAAAAAATTCAGTTACAGATCATGGGTTCGTGCTTGTGTCGTTTATGGTGGTGCCGATATTGGTCAACAAATGAGAAACATGGACAGAGGTTGTGATTTGTTAGTTGCCACCCCAGGTCGTCTTAAGGATTTGTTGGATAGAGGCAAAGTTTCTTTGGCCAACATTAGATACTTGGTTTTGGATGAAGCTGATAGAATGTTGGATATGGGTTTTGAACCACAAATCAGATACATTGTTGAAGAGTGTGATATGCCTGCTGTCAAGGATAGACAAACATTGATGTTTTCTGCTACTTTCCCAAGAGACATTCAAATGTTGGCCCGTGATTTCTTAAAAGATTATGTTTTCCTTTCTGTTGGTAGAGTTGGTTCTACTTCAGAAAACATCACCCAAAAGATCTTGTACGTTGAAGATGACGAAAAGAAGTCAGTTATTTTGGACTTGTTATCTGCCAATGAAAATGGATTAACTATCGTTTTCACTGAAACCAAGAGAATGGCCGACAACTTGGCCGATTACTTGTACGACCAAGGATTCCCAGCTACTGCTATTCATGGTGACAGATCTCAATatgaaagagaaaaagcTCTTGCTGCCTTCAAAAATGGTGCTGCTCCTATTTTGGTTGCCACTGCCGTTGCTGCCAGAGGTTTGGATATTCCTAATGTTTCCCACGTTATCAACTACGATTTACCTAGTGATATCGATGACTATGTTCATAGAATTGGTCGTACTGGTCGTGCCGGTAACGTTGGTATTGCCACTGCTTTTTTcaacagaaacaacaagaatGTTGTTAAAggattaattgaattattatctgAAGCCAATCAAGAAGTCCCAGACTTTTTAACTAAAATTGCCAGAGAAGGAGCTTTTGGTAAGATGACTCGTGGTGGTGGCCGTGGCGGTTCCAGCCGTGGACCATCCAGAGATTTCAGAAGAAGTGGAAATTCAGGATGGGGCAACTCTGGTAACAGTGGCTGGGGTAACTCCGGTAACGCCAGTAGCAGTGGCTGGGGTGGTAATTCATCCTCATCATACTCCAACACTAACAGCAATTATGGTGGTGGTTACAACAATAACCAACGTTCTAACTTTAGCAGCGGTGGCAGTTACGGTAATCAAACTGGTTCCAACTCCTGGTGGTAA
- the GDA1 gene encoding guanosine diphosphatase (Golgi membrane GDPase, required for wild-type O-mannosylation, not N-glycosylation; required for wild-type hyphal induction, cell wall, and cell surface charge; not required for HeLa cell adherence; functional homolog of S. cerevisiae Gda1p) translates to MINPRNLRLIIAVIGLVGIFAFFASSQHSLVDRTALQVNKPAADSPHVPPPAAAAAPVSPPPPSQQQKQQEGSQKQLNDENSDEKNTLQGTSYSGTKPPYEKVDGKSNKILADKLDTTKNSKPNQQQQQNTQKGASEEKSAQNKITTPEEVSMDNGKCNDIDYVVMIDAGSTGSRVHVYEFNTCVKPPQLLSEEFEMLKPGLSSFDTDTVGAAKSLDPLLEVALKKVPKNKQSCTPVAVKATAGLRLLGETKSKAILDEVRSHLEKDYPFAVVSEDGISIMDGKDEGVYAWVTANYLLGNIGGKEKLPTAAVFDLGGGSTQIVFEPDYKVDEVPVDGETKYHFTFGDNQYTLYQFSHLGYGLMQGRNKVNQLVLKNKLSELNLQKYTKKEVKGAKATVDVSNPCIPPGVVAKDVQVELGEDEFYVVNMKGPSSKDSTVAGGSQCRYLAEKVLNKDAECTSKPCSFNGVHQPSLTRTFNKNSDMYVFSYFYDRTNPIGMPSSFSVEELKDLSKLVCQGETFWKDILLDDHVKNLNEEPQWCLDLSFITAMLHTGYDIPLHRELKTAKTIDNNELGWCLGASLPLLDKNNAKWTCRIDKTD, encoded by the coding sequence ATGATAAACCCTAGGAATTTACGATTGATTATAGCAGTCATTGGACTTGTTGGTATATTTGCATTTTTTGCCAGTTCACAACATTCCTTAGTTGACCGTACTGCTTTACAAGTTAACAAACCGGCAGCAGACTCACCACATGTTCCTCCTcctgctgctgctgctgcacCAGtgtcaccaccaccaccttctcaacaacaaaagcaaCAAGAAGGAAGccaaaaacaattaaatgaCGAAAACagtgatgaaaaaaatacgTTACAAGGAACTTCTTATTCTGGTACTAAGCCACCATACGAAAAGGTTGATGgtaaatcaaacaaaatctTGGCCGATAAGTTAGATACTACTAAAAACTCTaaaccaaatcaacaacaacaacagaacACCCAGAAAGGTGCATCAGAAGAAAAATCGGcccaaaacaaaatcactACTCCAGAAGAAGTGTCCATGGACAATGGGAAATgtaatgatattgattatgTTGTGATGATTGATGCTGGTTCAACTGGATCAAGAGTTCATGTTTATGAATTTAATACATGTGTTAAACCACCACAATTGTTGAGCGAGGAATTCGAGATGTTGAAACCAGGTTTGAGTTCTTTTGATACCGACACAGTTGGTGCTGCTAAATCATTAGATCCATTATTAGAAGTTGCTTTAAAGAAAGTTcctaaaaataaacaatccTGTACACCTGTAGCAGTCAAAGCAACTGCTGGATTAAGATTATTAGGAGAAACCAAATCTAAGGCTATTTTGGATGAAGTTAGATCTCATTTAGAAAAAGATTATCCATTTGCTGTTGTTTCTGAAGATGGTATTTCTATTATGGATGGTAAAGATGAAGGTGTTTACGCTTGGGTCACTGccaattatttattagGAAACATTGGtggtaaagaaaaattaccAACTGCTGCTGTGTTTGATTTAGGAGGTGGATCTACTCAAATTGTGTTTGAACCAGATTACAAAGTTGATGAAGTTCCAGTTGATGGTGAGACCAAGTATCATTTCACATTTGGTGACAATCAATACACCTTATACCAATTCAGTCATTTGGGTTATGGATTAATGCAAGGTAGAAATAAGGttaatcaattggttttgaaaaacaagTTGTCAGAGTTGAATTTACAAAAGTATACCAAAAAGGAAGTTAAAGGAGCCAAAGCCACTGTTGATGTCAGTAATCCATGTATTCCACCTGGTGTCGTTGCCAAAGATGTTCAAGTTGAATTAGGAGAAGATGAGTTTTATGTGGTTAACATGAAAGGTCCATCTTCAAAAGATTCTACAGTAGCCGGTGGTTCTCAATGTAGATATCTTGCAGAAAAGGTATTGAACAAAGACGCTGAATGTACTTCAAAACCATGTTCTTTTAATGGGGTACACCAACCATCATTAACACGTACTTTCAACAAGAATTCTGATATGTATGTTTTCTCATACTTTTACGACCGTACCAATCCAATTGGTATGCCATCATCTTTCAgtgttgaagaattgaaagatttAAGTAAATTAGTGTGTCAAGGAGAAACATTTTGGAAAGATATTTTATTGGATGATCACGTTAAGAATTTAAATGAAGAACCACAATGGTGTCTTGATTTATCTTTTATAACTGCCATGTTACACACTGGTTATGATATTCCTTTACACAGGGAATTAAAGACTGCTAAAACCATTGATAACAACGAATTGGGTTGGTGTTTGGGTGCTTCTTTACCATTGTTGGACAAGAATAATGCAAAATGGACATGTAGGATAGATAAAACTGATTAA
- a CDS encoding NADH/NAD(+) kinase (Predicted NAD+/NADH kinase; possible role in cellular iron ion homeostasis; Spider biofilm induced): MSHKTQSQLSSQMKNLNTPPIDFNSTSSNNTMPSEPNSQPQQQQSQPEAKTEPQTIRPATFTTSGNSSSSSISTLSADIIQPLHQLSINNNNSTVTQPAPQSSSFQRRNNPQRFNRNQLNVYTDFNSTTSSASSISSSPKDFFTREPPRIHSKLICEEIASANNRAAKEVLSRLSTDELRSVKSHTELAETANGVRMLAKNLSRATIQLDVRAIMIITKARDNGLIYLTKEVVEWILDQHPHITIYADEKLAKSKRFNPESIIANYPNGCKKLKYWNKKLTTKNPEIFDLVLTLGGDGTVLFASNLFQKIVPPILSFSLGSLGFLTNFEFSAFRTVLSKCFDSGVKANLRMRFTCRVHTDEGKLICEQQVLNELVVDRGPSPYVTHLELYGDGSLLTVAQADGLIIATPTGSTAYSLSAGGSLVHPGVSAISVTPICPHTLSFRPILLPDGMFLKVKVPSSSRATAWCSFDGKVRTELKKGYYVTIQASPFPLPTVMSSKTEYIDSVSRNLHWNIREQQKPFSSYLKPETRQSIAESERLDNLHISSEQDESNHEEPEITEDFDINYTDNERDSSSSTPSEESNEECANTTT, encoded by the coding sequence ATGTCGCATAAGACTCAGAGCCAATTATCTTcacaaatgaaaaacttGAATACTCCACCAATAGACTTCAACTCAACTTCAAGTAACAATACCATGCCTTCTGAACCAAATCTGCAACcgcaacaacaacaatcacaaCCAGAAGCAAAAACGGAGCCACAAACCATACGCCCTGCTACTTTTACAACTAGTGGcaattcatcatcttcgTCGATATCTACCTTATCAGCAGATATCATTCAACCACTTCATCAACTACTGataaataacaacaattcaACTGTGACGCAACCAGCGCCACAAAGCTCATCGTTTCAACGCCGAAACAATCCACAACGTTTCAATCGGAATCAACTCAATGTATACACTGACTTCAATAGTACTACTTCATCTGCTTCAAGCATTAGTAGTTCACCAAAAGATTTCTTCACCAGAGAGCCACCACGGATCCATAGTAAATTGATATGTGAAGAGATTGCCTCTGCCAATAATCGAGCTGCTAAAGAGGTTTTATCACGTTTATCTACTGATGAATTGCGTTCAGTTAAATCACATACTGAATTAGCTGAAACTGCTAATGGAGTGAGAATGTTAGCCAAAAATTTATCCCGAGCAACCATTCAATTAGACGTTAGAGCTATTATGATTATCACTAAAGCTAGAGATAATGGacttatttatttaacAAAAGAAGTTGTTGAATGGATTTTGGATCAACATCCTCATATAACAATTTATGCTGATGAGAAATTAGCAAAGTCGAAAAGATTCAATCCGGAAAGTATTATTGCCAATTATCCAAATGGTTGtaagaaattaaaatattggaataaaaaattaactaCGAAAAATCCAGAAATTTTCGATTTAGTACTTACATTAGGTGGTGATGGTACTGTATTATTTGCTTCAAActtatttcaaaaaattgttcCACCTAtactttcattttcattggGCTCATTAGGTTTTTTAACCAATTTTGAATTCAGTGCATTTAGAACAGTATTGAGCAAATGTTTTGATTCTGGAGTTAAAGCAAATTTGCGTATGCGATTCACTTGTCGAGTACACACTGATGAAGGGAAGTTGATTTGTGAACAACAAGTGTTGAATGAATTGGTAGTTGATAGAGGACCTAGCCCATATGTTACTCATTTGGAATTATACGGCGATGGATCATTGTTAACGGTTGCCCAAGCTGATGGGTTGATTATTGCAACTCCAACTGGTTCGACTGCTTATTCATTATCTGCTGGTGGGTCTTTAGTTCACCCTGGTGTGAGTGCCATTAGTGTTACTCCAATTTGTCCTCACACCTTATCGTTCAGACCTATACTATTACCTGATGGGATGTTTTTGAAGGTTAAAGTCCCACTGAGCAGTAGAGCCACTGCGTGGTGTTCATTCGATGGTAAAGTGCGTACTGAATTGAAGAAAGGTTATTATGTCACTATTCAAGCTTCACCATTCCCCTTACCTACAGTAATGTCTTCCAAAACAGAATATATTGATTCTGTCAGTAGAAATTTACATTGGAACATCAGAGAGCAACAAAAACCATTTAGTTCATATTTGAAACCAGAAACGCGACAAAGTATTGCTGAAAGTGAAAGATTGGATAATTTACATATTTCAAGTGAACAAGATGAATCGAATCATGAGGAACCTGAAATAACTGAAGattttgatattaattATACTGACAATGAACGTGATTCTTCTAGTTCCACTCCTAGTGAAGAAAGCAACGAAGAATGTGCTAATACCACGACATAA